Proteins encoded by one window of Candidatus Lernaella stagnicola:
- a CDS encoding pectin acetylesterase-family hydrolase → MRHFLVVLALIAVVTVGLAGVCIDDSDDDDDTDEGYEFNSDDLSWEWVPIDGAICRDGSRTGIGIRENVGSRKLAIFLDGGGACATLSTCLESPRNFPEERFNQWVAGDSLSMALFSAEVEENPLREYSFVYIPYCTGDLHMGSKPNGVVPLLIQRQQFVGWNNSQLFMDAIEERFAGEVDQVVLLGMSAGGFGVLAAFPLVAEAFPSADLVMLNDSAPIFFDDSVLTPCYQTVIRWMWNVNEALPEDCSACFQEGGDGLAAIQTHLSKTYPHARFGLFSSMADISIRSTYGPGQNNCKAGSDARVKPWQFRAALVDLRDNYLLPEGNWTTFFIEGINHGTLFYERDPAELLSTNYFDAQYNGVYFTDRLGQLLEGLPRPVGPSK, encoded by the coding sequence ATGCGGCATTTTCTAGTTGTGTTAGCCCTGATTGCGGTCGTGACCGTAGGGTTAGCCGGCGTGTGTATTGACGATAGCGACGACGATGACGACACGGACGAAGGCTACGAATTCAACTCCGACGACTTGTCGTGGGAGTGGGTGCCGATTGACGGTGCCATATGCCGCGACGGCTCACGAACCGGCATCGGCATCCGGGAAAACGTCGGCTCCCGTAAACTGGCTATTTTTCTTGATGGCGGCGGAGCCTGCGCGACTTTGAGCACTTGTTTAGAATCACCACGTAACTTCCCTGAGGAACGTTTCAACCAATGGGTGGCCGGCGATTCCCTGTCGATGGCGCTGTTCTCGGCCGAGGTGGAAGAGAATCCCCTGCGTGAGTACAGCTTCGTTTACATTCCGTATTGCACGGGCGACCTGCATATGGGTAGCAAACCCAACGGCGTGGTGCCCTTGCTTATCCAGCGACAGCAATTTGTCGGGTGGAACAACAGCCAGTTGTTTATGGATGCGATCGAGGAGCGTTTCGCCGGCGAAGTCGACCAAGTTGTGCTGTTGGGCATGAGTGCCGGCGGGTTCGGCGTTTTGGCTGCATTCCCACTTGTGGCCGAGGCTTTCCCGAGTGCCGACCTCGTGATGTTGAATGATTCGGCGCCCATATTCTTCGACGACTCCGTGCTAACGCCTTGCTATCAAACGGTTATCCGTTGGATGTGGAACGTCAACGAAGCGTTGCCGGAAGATTGCAGCGCGTGCTTCCAAGAGGGTGGCGACGGCCTGGCCGCGATCCAAACCCATCTCTCCAAGACGTATCCGCATGCCCGCTTCGGGTTGTTCTCGTCCATGGCCGATATCTCGATTCGCAGCACGTACGGTCCCGGGCAGAATAACTGCAAAGCCGGATCCGACGCCCGAGTGAAGCCGTGGCAATTTCGTGCCGCGCTGGTCGACCTGCGCGACAATTACTTGTTGCCGGAAGGCAATTGGACGACGTTCTTCATCGAGGGCATCAACCACGGTACTTTGTTCTACGAACGCGACCCGGCGGAGTTGCTTTCGACGAACTACTTCGACGCGCAGTACAATGGCGTCTACTTCACGGACCGGTTGGGACAGTTGTTGGAAGGCTTGCCGAGGCCTGTGGGCCCGTCGAAATAA